TCACAGATTGCAAATGATTTCGTAAAAATAGCTTATACATGCTGGCAATGAAAAGGAACTACGGTATCTAATGAAAGCTTTGAAGAAAGATTATTGCTGTGGCCAAAGTCTGATGTTCCTTGGCTTAAGTTGCCAGTGGCTTTTAGGATGCTGTATCACCACTTTTTCAGAACTGATACAAACTCTCCTTGCAAAGATGCTGAGGTGTAAGGGTGTATTCAACTAAGCAGATGTGCTGGTAGAAGCCAGGGCAAGAACTCTCACTAGTGCAGCAGCACTATACTTTCCTTTTCGTTGCACATCATGAGCTCAGAACCTTCTGAATTGGGGCTGCAGAAAACCAGTTTACTGTTTCATTGCAACAAGCACATTATGGTTTGCTGCAGCCCAGAAACAGAAGTTCTAATTTACCGAGTGGGAGAAGCAATGGAATCCCAAGGCTCATTCTTGTAATACTTAAGCGTGGCTCCGCATGGTTATGTCTGAAAAACCCCTTTATAGTTATCAAAGTGCAAAATGATTCTCTTCTGAGATACAAACACTTTCAGAACCTTAGTCTGGCTTTATTTTTCAGCTAAACTGTATATGTTTGCTTCAGTTATTTCACATAAATTTGAAAAATGCACTAATGAAATCAGGAATGACAGAGAAAACTCAGTAGCCGCAAAaaggtgccacaaaacttttTTCCCTGGCATAGGCCAACATAGCTATTCCTCTGGAAGTTCTATGTACCTGTACAACTTTCATTTTCTATTTGTTCCTTACCTCTTGTTGTGATGGCACTGGGACATGAGCAATAAACTTCTGCTGACTGtcctctccttctttttcctttccactGTCTTCATCAGACtgcaatacatttaaaacattcagTTTATGCAGCCACATGCATCATGCAGTGAAGAAAAAGTCACTGCTTCACAGGCGCCTGCTTTTGTTCTAGCTGGACTGTCCACACTCCTGCCACAAAGCCAATGAGCATCAACTGTCCTGTAGGAAAGAATATCAGGTGCTGGGCAGTAGATAGGAGTGCACCTTGCTCAGAGAAAGGGAAGCAGTTTCAATTCAGTGGGAACTGCTTCTTGCTCCCTGTGCTGTTCTTTGATGTCACCTCCAACACAGGGATCACAAAGCCCTTTGCAATCTTCCCCATGCTCTCCTTTACACCCCCAATGTCAAGGTGCAAAGGAGAATGGAATACATCACAGAGGGCTTTGAAAGCCTCCCCCCGTCTCTCATTTCCAGCCCTGATGCTGAAGGTGAAGTGCATGCATGGGAGAAGTAAACAAAGGAAAAGAAGTCTCCCCTTCATTCCCCACTCCCAACTTTGagaagcacggggggggggagtttctacATCTTCCTGCTGCACCCATTTTATACATATTCAGACAACACACATTGGGCTGAGCTGCTTTAAAAGTAAGATTTCTCCAAAGTTGGAAAGGGAGAAAATAGGTGAGGTTTCCTGTTAACTACATTTCCTAACTTGGTCAAATGCAAACTGACTAGCTTTCAAGTTCCATTATAAAAAGCCAAAGTGTTTTCTTtaaaccacacaaacacacagccatAAGTCCACAGCAGGCTTCATGCATGCTCTGTGTGTAGCCAGTACGCAGCAGGAAGTACAGCCTAAATTAAGACTTGATTCACCTTGATGTTTCATTCCAAATTCAGAAACACACCCCAGCTTCTGTTTTATCCACATAGAAAAGAAATTGTACTTATCACATACATAAAGACACTGAAATGCACAGACACTGAAATGGGCAGGCCTGTCCACGTTTGCTAACGTTTATGCCACTCTGCCGTTTACTGTTAATGAATTCTTCAACATTCATGACATGCTGTTATTAGCAGAACTGAAACCAGCACACTACCTCATCATCATTTACTgcatagatgtttatttcctcctcctcttcttctttatcaCCTCTTGCAAGCCGtgcttctctctctgctttccattTTTCCACTGCTTCTGCAATAACTgggcaagtaaaaaaaaaggtagtaCTTTATATTTGGATTTTAAGAGGTTGACCAAGTACAATTCAAAAAGCACCAGCTCTTTCATTTCAGAGTCAATTATAAGAGTCAACGTTCGGTGAATTCACAAATGTATTTATCAGTTTTTACTTGCACTgtttggactttccttccttgagaAGGGAACAGGAGCATTGGAGAAGGCATTTAGAAGGGTATAATTAGCAGAAACTTAACGGCAATCCTACTGTTGCGGGCAGGGGAGTTGTGGGCAGGGTTTTCTCATGCTATAGTTACAACAGATTGGGCTAGAAATAGGGGTGGCAGGTATCCAAGAGTGTCACTCAGTTGATAGCCTTCTGTCAGCTGAACAGTAAGGGAATCATCCCTCCTGCCCGGCACCTTGTCCCCCATTTTGATTCAAGTCTGCAGCACACATTACTCACCTTTATCCAGATAGAAACTGACAATATCTCCCTCTAAACCTTGTTTACCTTTTACCCAGTGCCGCGATAAGTTCTGAGAAAGCCTGAACTTTATTATGCTTTAAAATGGGTTGACTATACTTTAAAATGGTTTGCCTTCCCTGTACCGTATACATAAAGAATTCTTTCAGGTTTATGAGGTGTGACTCCTGTTAGGCTGACATCACTAGCATACATTTGTATGTGCTCAGTTTTTGAATACTATTTTTAACAACTCATGAAGGAATGAAGTAACCTCTAGGTTCGATTACTACAATGGCACTGCCTCtcaagacggttcagaaacttcagctactgcagaattcagcagccaggttgctcactggggcaaggtgATCTGAGAATATTACATTGATCCTGGCGCacctgcactggctaccaatgagttagtcatttagtcgtgtccgactcttcgtgaccccatcgttgtaggttttgacctacaaagccttaaatggctcagaaccacaatacctcaaggagtgcctctccccacatgaaccaaccCTGACCCCgcaatcatcatctgaagcccttcttcatgtgcctcctctgcaaGAGGTCCACAGTGTGCCAACATGAATactgtggctccccacttgtgggatgctctccctagggaggcccGCCTGGCACCTGCATTACATATATTTagttgccaggcaaaaacattcctcccctcCCAGTTCTTTGGCTAattatgaccttttaaactgggggtatttttgtttgtttgtaactatgttatgtatttttgtgtttttatactgtattgtaagccactctgagatcctcagatgaagggcagtatggaaatgtaataaataaaataagttagATGCCCTGGGAAGctgaagtcagtgggacttactgccaggtaagtggtCAAAAGAATGTAGCCCTACTGTGATGGGAGCTTTCCATAGGCTCCAGTCTATTTTATCAAATGTATGAAGTGGCCTGGAAACATGACACACTTTTATACAGTAGGAGAAACAGGGTGATTAAAAAAGCCTTCAAATTAGGAAACTGATTGGAAGTGAGGTTGCCTACTTCCCATGATCTGCTCAAAGGAATCATAAATTTAAGGAATGTAGGTTCCTTAGGGATGCACCGGTATATATTTTAACTGAGAACTGTAGGTATCAGCAAGAGATGTTTTGTCCCTTTCTCTGCTGAGTCTCCCCTCAAAGTAGGTCACTGTATGATATCACTACAACCCATTTCTTAACCTCACTGGGTGGGTACTGTAGGCTTAACAATACCGATTGTGACTACCTTCAGAGGTCTCTTCCTCCTCCGGGGACTGGAGCAAAAGTGCTTAGCATTTGCAGCCCTTTGCATTTGAAGATGAACTTGTTTAACAAGCCTTCTTTACACCAAATATTACACTTCAAGAGAATGTATATGAGAATGCCCCATAAAAGCTGAGCATCTTCCCATCTTACTGTTTCCACCATCTTCCTGGTTCCCTCAAGCAGACCAGAACTTCTAAGTGTTATGTTCATTTGAAGATGGAAAATACTTTGCTGCAGGAAGTTTCAACTTCCCTGCTTCCTGCATTCATAGCACCATCTAGGCCAGGAATCAGGCAACAAGCAAGCTTGAGACCATCGTTGGAGCACCAGGACAgaggaaaaggcagaggaaaaacTAGAAATTAGTGCTGTTGAAAACAAGCTACCCAAAACCAGCCCCTGCATATTTAAGAGAATCTTTTCCAGCTTGCCAAACTTTGCTATATAGCTCCATAACTGGGTGTTCCAGAACTTGCTGCCAAATCTAGCTTTTCAGAACTGCCTAAAGGAGACCTGTTCAAACATGTCACAATTTACTGTTCTCTCCTTTAGCTGCAGTAAAATGTTCTTACTTTCTGGATTATCATTTCTGCCTTTGGCAAAATAAATCTTCCAAGCAAACTATACAAAGACACTTCAAAACCAGGGACCATAGttagaaaggagaaaaagaacaatATAGGTATCTTAAAATTTatgtatgtaattttttttaaaaaaaaaaccttgaatcACACCTGTTGTTCTATATGCCTTCTGTACAAACAATGCAAGCGTCTAGAAAAAAAAGTGAAGAAGTTACTGGAAAACACAATGGGTTTACCAATACCAAATTGTAGTTCACAAACTTATGCAAATTAACTTGGAGGTAAGTGTCTTTGGGaccaatggaacttacttccaagtaaatattcaCAAGTTCAGACAGCTTGAATCATCATTTGATACAGCAACAGGCTGAAATGAGAAGAGCACAGCAAAGCTCATAAATGTGAAGTGAGAATGACACTTAGCTGAACACTGGGGCTTAGTCTCAGGAAATGAAAGGAGGGTTGATATAGCCATGGTGCAGGATCAAAGCACACTTGGGAAAGGCATGGACTTACTGTGGAGAACTGATGAATGCTACTTTCAGGACCATGTGCCACTTATATACCAGTTCGTCATTAGTTGAACAGGTGTTGAATTTTATACTCTTAGATATGTAACAGTAATTCAAGAAGTTCTGCTAATTTCTGTAGAGATGTACAACTCTTCCCCACAATAAAGTCTATAGAGCATAGCAAGCCAGATTATCATAATGTACAGCCTGCAAACCTCAAACCCCAGGTAACGTAGTATGTCAATGAAAAGCCTCTAATAAAACAATCTAAGTAAAATTAGTAGCGTATTCATTTTTCAAAAGGCAATAACCAATCTTCTGAACTCAATAAGCAGAACAGCAGAAGATCTATCTTATTTAAAAGTATCAGAATGGTGGCAAGAAGGCAACTCTGTTGGGGGATAATTCATGTCAACTTATAATGCTTTGACATAATCAACAGCAGCAGCTTAGTTATTTCCTTCTAGTAGCTCATCTAATTTTCTTGAGGCTGGTTTCTTTCCAAAAGACTTGAATTAATTTCCTCTGCCCCCATGTGATTATCATCAACATAATCGAAGTTCTATTTATGGGAGCGAATTGCCAAGGAAGCAGATCCAGATGAGAGAAAAAGATAAATTTCAGATCTATTTTCTGAATAAAACAAGACCAATATCACTAGTACGGACATCTGACTgccttttagaagaagaaaaaacctgcACTTTTGTAGCAGAAAAGCTCCAATATTGATTAactcttatttgtttatttatttagtaatttatacaccgctttatgtaaaaaaacaaaaaccctcaaagcagtttacaaaagataaaactgtAAAATCAAGAACAAAAATCACAAccctgttttaaaacatacaagagttaaaacagtaaaacagattaaaattacctcagctttctaagcacCTGCGTAGGCGTGTCTTAAACAGGAGTGTTGTTAGCAAGCGCCAAAAAAATTAGTTGAATTGTCAGACAAAATTTGTAAAATAACCGCCTCTGGCATTTGACTTCAGGGCAATATAAAGGTCTTATCAAAAGGTTATTTTATCCAGTATAAAAAAGTGGGTAACGTGAACAACAGGTAAACACAAGCTTGATTAAAACTGGCTTCTAAATTGATCTGCAAATATTCAGTCAACAGATCTTAATCGAATCTCCGTTTGGGGAAGGGGACATACCTTTGTGacacatgcagaaagtcccacatTCATAGATCCCTGGcagctaattattattttttaagagtggggAGGGGATGAAATCAAGTAGCACGTGATGGGAAAGACTGTGCCTCAGACCCTGCCATTCAGAGCAGTCAGTACAGGACGAGACAGACAAATAGCCACACAAGAATCCACATGGAGAGAAAGAAGCAACACTACTGAGGTATTTAATGTGCAGCGTATGCCAAAATGGAAGACGTTCCCTCAACGACATGCCCACTACCGTTTCTTAAATAAGAAGCAGAAATAAGATCCTTTGAAAAGAACTGaactgttttacagtggtaccttggctctcaaacttaatctgttccggaagtccattccaaaaccaaagcgttccaaaaccaaggcgcgctttcccatagaaagtaatgaaaaaaTGGATTAATACATTACAGACTTTaataaacaacccctaaaacagcaatttaacatgaattttaccatcTAATAAGACcaatgtgctgtactataaaagaaataaggcagtattgtagatgattaaaaaaaaattcttacctgcactgatgatactttccacagtcacacaatcaaccaatcagaagctggactgggttccacgcagtcacaaaaacaaaagcgccaaacttaatccgttccacaaGTCTAATTGactttccaaaatgttcgaaaaccaaggcgcagcttctgattggtgaagGTGCCCTGGAACCAATAGCTGACAAccgcattggatgtttggctcccggaaaacgttcgaaaaccagaacacttacttccaggcttttggcatttgagaaccaaggtaccactgtacttctttgtCTTACAGGTAACTAGAAGTGGGGTCTCCTGTAAAAGACACTAAGCAAAGCAACAACCAATCTGAGGTTGACCATGCATACCTTTCTTTTCATGTTCCTGCTCCAATGGCTCCAGGACACCATCATCCTCATCTCTGTAGCCATAGTATTCTGCATCGATAGCCTTCATGAGTTCAGCTCGTGTCTTcctgggaggaggaagggctgaAGGAACGAACACAAAGTCACTCTCCACCCAAGTAAGAGAAAATGGAAGCACATAGCTTTACCTGCTATGACTAGCTACGGTAGACATGAAGATTCAACCAAATAGCCTAGGACACCTACAGTATATTCAAACCACTGGGTAAGGCATCCGTAGAAAACATGCCAGCAATGACTGTAAGAAAGAGGAAATTCCAGCCTATCTGGATATGCCAGGGACAATTCCATCAATGTTTCTAAATTAAAATggtaaattttaaataaaaataaacagtagCAATTGCACTGCAATAACTGAGCAGGGCAATCAGTTGCATATGTATTTTCTCCTCTAAGCATTTGCATTAAACTGAGAAGAAACTACAGGAAAATAACTCCCAACATGTCTTACGGGAAAATGTGTGCTACTCTGTAAAATTTTACACTAGATTTAATTTCTCTATTcataatatataatgaattgaaaattatgtttaaaataacctttgtaaaaaaacaaaaaaccagaagcttttctttggggaattataaggacagaactacctaaattgtatagaaatttatttatgtatgaggctatagcagcaagaatgctactcgcccccaaatggaaagatgcagaagtcccagcaaaggaagaatggatacaaaaacttatggaatatgcagaaatggctaaacttaccagaagagtaagaaatcaagataacaaactttttataaaataatagaaatagtttattgaatattaacagataaaaacattggcaggattattgtaataacctgcagtttcataagagtatatattcaaagtagataattaaatgagcaaattaaatgaattttgaTATGCATAagatcttaaaaaaataaatttaaggaaccacagaaagagggggaaggaagtcaaactttgaaatgttaaaatgattgtaaaattaatgaaatgtataaatttgaaaagtataaataaaaactttttaaaagatttaatTTCTTTAATGCATATGCCACATGCAAAAAAAATACTTACGTTCTTTTTCAAAAAGCTCTCTGACACCAGGTAAATCTTTAGCAGCTCCAAAATATTTGTAACCCCTGTTTCCTGGAACTTCTTTTCCTTCATGATCAAGCATTTTGGGACCAATTCTCTTGAGGGGGAAGAAAGGGGTAAAAGCCACAATGCTTAATATTTCCTCTTGTGCGACTAATTAGACAGAACTTGTGAGTACAGGCAGAGTTTCACGTGGTTTGGGCAGACCGAGACTGGCATGGTCGAATCTGGAGAACTTCACACGAACTATTTATAACATGGAAGCACCAACAATACATTTGAATTATTGAGTTACCTATGTGGATAGCCACTTATACAAGTATTGGAGTAACTGGTTATGAGAATgggttaatttccttcatgagtGTAAATCACCCCATgatgaggtaataataataataataataataataataataataataataataataataataataatttatttgtaccccgcccatctggttgggtttccccagccactctgggcagcttccaacaaaaatttaaaatacattaaaatgtcacacattaaaaacttccctgaacagggctgctgaCTTGTAGGTCTCTGTACAGTATCTGGAAAAGCCCACAAGCTGTATCTATCCATGTCCAGAACTGTTTTACTGTTTTACTGTTTCTACAACAGTATACTATCTGAACCTTTCTCTACTTCTGTGTGGTGAATGGTATTGAGAGCCACTGTGTGGGTATCTCACCTTAGATTGCCAACGATAAGAACCAGGCAGTGGTTATTATTTATCAAATTATAACAGATAAATTTGTATTGTGTTTGCACTTTCCTACATATGgatctaataatttttatatacTTACTGCATAATCGGGTCCTCCCAGCTCCTTTATCCGGACTTCCCAGTGACCCTTTTCTCTTAGGAGTTTGTTAATTTCATCATTCAAGTCACGGATTCTGAATTCACCTAAGccagcttttttaaaggaaatgggggggggggagagagagaatagctgTCTCAGTCATTGATTCTGAATTTTTCCAGGTACTGTAGGACAGTGTTTTTCAAACTATCTGATGTGGTAGACTGGCAATTTCTTTCCACCCCAATGTGCCAGGCAGGGAGCAGTGCTGTATTTGATCCCTGAAGTGCCCTACCCAACCTGGATTGAGGTGGAATTACCGCAGAGTAACAGCCAATGGCTCATGAACCAGCACCAATCCATGGACCACCACTTTGAGTAGCATTGCTGTAGAATATTGCTCATTCATATTGCTGTATTTCTCTCTATCACATGAAGACATCAATCCCTCTGCTTTTAGACAGCTTTTTATAGCAGGCTTCTTACTAAAGTAATTTTTAATGTGTGGGTATCAAAAGCACCAGAGCCAGTTATTATTCCAAAGACTCAAAGCACATCAGGATCAAGAAGATTGACCCACGACTTGCTTGGCTAGATAGGCTTGTTGAATATCAGATTCACAATTCAGATATCACAGCATCCTTTCCAACAAAAGCAGATTCTTAAGGCTCCAGAGCAGTAGCTCCTTTTATCAGTTCACTATCACAAGCCTAGACCTCAGAGCAGTGGCAGCTCTTCAGGGTCAGATAAGTCTCAAGTGTCAGAAATGTTAATGAAAAGTGCAATCTGCAGGCTCATAAGGATATTAACACTGCCCCTCCTTTAGGAATATGAACACTGCCCCTGCATTAGGAACTTACCATTTTGAATTTGTGCCACTTTCTTGGAAATTTCACCAATAATCTGTTTAAAAAGAGACATTATACAACAATTACTTTTCTCCTCAAACAAATCAGCGGCATCTATTTTAAGGCTGTATGACGCCATACCTTTGAAAAGGTTttgtttaatgaataataattttaaagctATTTATTTAAGGTACTGCATCATACAATCATTATTCAAAAAGAGCATTTCCAACATTTTCTCTCCCATGACCTAGAAATAGTTTCACAGACAGCCAATTTTGACAATTCATAGGTTTAAAACTTTGGAACTGTTTTGTTAAACTACAACAGCTGGTTTGTAGTTTAACACAATGATGCCGTGGTGTGCATAGGCCTAGCCCTGCCACTAGCCAGTGAGCcccttgcctcaggtggcagactgAGAGGAGCAACAGAGCATGCTCCTCCTTgccacagctccccctccccacctgttgCTGCTATCACCCATATGCAGACCAAATCCTGCAGGCCTGTCGACTGCTGCATCATTTTCATTTACCATCTCCTCATCCGTGACAAAGCAGAGAAATACatgactacagtcgtacctttgaagtcgaacagaatccattcccagagtccattcgactcccaaaacatttggaaagcaaagcgcagcttttgattggctacaggaagctcctgcagccaattggaagccccgccggacgttcgccttccaaaagaacgttcaaaaaccggaacactcacttctcggttttgatcgttcaggcgtttgagatccaaggtacgactgtcttTCGATAAATGAACAGAAGCTGGAACTATGTTATCAGGGGTTCATTTATGTACTTAGAGGACCTATTATTCAGAATCCACAACAGCAAATACCTGCCGCCTCCATTTCTCAGCTTTTGGCAGTTCATTACATTCTGAAGCAAGAAAAGGCCTTCGCTCCTGTTTGAAACAAAGAAATATAATATGATTGTGGTATCTTCAGATTTGTGTACTTTCTGCATTTTCAGTCTGTACATGCAGCCAATGCAACTCTCAACATTTCACTCCCGATACTTTCCACATCTCTGTAATAGTTCCAAGTATGCACAAAGTATGAGTCTAATTTCCTTTGCCTCACACTGCTGTTAGAATATTGGTTCCTCCTTTTGCACACCATATACAAACAACCAGTACACAGTCTGGCACTACCAGTGGCTGCTCTGGATTTCTGAAATTAATTTCCTTTTGCAAGTCAAAGCTTCCAGGAATACTGGAAACGCTTTTCTGGTCAAGCTGCTGTTGACCAAATATAAGGTAGCAAACATCTCTTAGATACAGGGCAAGTCTTAAATAAGACTGCATCAGGGTCCATCAACATTTTGGGAGCACTTATTCCAAATATCTCTCTTGGGATTGaagcttctctccctcctctttcaaccccaagggggggggcagataattcCATGTGTCTCACACTCAGATTCTGGTAGCCACCTTGACTTTCTAGCTGTTATTTTGAAAATTGAAAAATACATGTTTTCGGTTTTACACTGCTTTCCCACTTATATTTTTTACAAGTTATTTTATGAGCTTTAACATGTAGTAAAACCTTTCCTAGGCGATATCCAACTACTCAAAGTATGATTAAcactttatatcaggcatccccaaacttcggccctccagatgttttggactacagttcccagcatccctgaccactgatcctgttagctagggatcatgggagttgtaggccaaaacatctggagggccgcagtttggggatgcctgctttatatcaTCCCTAGCTTATAAGTTTCATGTAGGCAAACAAAATATCAGTGAATTCTTGGGTCAAAAATATTTACCATACCCCTTTCCCCACTGCAATAGATCATGTTTGCTCTTCTGTCACAATAGAGGCAGCCATTAATTTTGCACTGCTGCTATTGCCTTACTACGTTCTCTTGTCAGAAGAGATGCCAAAGGCTGCTTTATGAATAAGGTGCCACCACTGCTACCCTGTAGTTTTTGTCTGGACAACCAAACTACAGACGCCATTGGGG
Above is a window of Zootoca vivipara chromosome 2, rZooViv1.1, whole genome shotgun sequence DNA encoding:
- the ISY1 gene encoding pre-mRNA-splicing factor ISY1 homolog, with the translated sequence MARNAEKAMTALARFRQAQLEEGKVKERRPFLASECNELPKAEKWRRQIIGEISKKVAQIQNAGLGEFRIRDLNDEINKLLREKGHWEVRIKELGGPDYARIGPKMLDHEGKEVPGNRGYKYFGAAKDLPGVRELFEKEPLPPPRKTRAELMKAIDAEYYGYRDEDDGVLEPLEQEHEKKVIAEAVEKWKAEREARLARGDKEEEEEEINIYAVNDDESDEDSGKEKEGEDSQQKFIAHVPVPSQQEIEEALVRRKKMELLQKYASEALMAQSEEAKRLLGL